From a single Armatimonadota bacterium genomic region:
- a CDS encoding 2-oxoacid:acceptor oxidoreductase family protein, whose protein sequence is MSEGSVLIVGVGGQGVLLASDLLATVCLDAGLDVKKSEVHGMAQRGGVVISHVRFGAWVHSPLVEEGQADALVALEWAEALRWSAFLRPGGALIVDPVQIVPPAACADRRTWTSRYPPMDPPSTGGRGPQLCLIPAQALAKAAGVARAANVVLLGALSTRLDFPPAAWEEAIRRLVPAAVVEANLRAFAAGRDADPLPLPPPGPRVAPGGERRFAVAVVSAWCKGCDICVRICPQDCLRLDSLGLVRVTAPERCTGCRLCELLCPDFAITVGEEGGAVVV, encoded by the coding sequence ATGAGCGAGGGCAGCGTCCTCATCGTGGGTGTGGGCGGCCAGGGGGTGCTGCTGGCCAGCGACCTGCTGGCCACGGTGTGCCTGGACGCCGGACTGGATGTGAAGAAGAGCGAGGTCCACGGGATGGCCCAGCGCGGGGGGGTGGTCATAAGCCACGTGCGCTTCGGGGCCTGGGTGCACAGCCCTCTGGTGGAGGAGGGCCAGGCCGACGCCCTGGTGGCGCTGGAGTGGGCTGAGGCACTGCGCTGGAGCGCCTTCCTGCGACCCGGTGGCGCGCTCATCGTCGACCCGGTGCAGATCGTCCCTCCTGCCGCCTGTGCCGACCGGCGCACCTGGACGTCCCGCTACCCGCCCATGGATCCCCCCTCCACCGGTGGCCGGGGGCCTCAGCTGTGCCTGATCCCGGCGCAGGCCCTGGCCAAGGCGGCGGGCGTGGCCCGGGCGGCCAACGTGGTCCTGCTGGGCGCCCTCTCCACCCGGCTGGACTTCCCCCCGGCGGCCTGGGAGGAGGCTATCCGGCGGCTGGTCCCGGCGGCAGTGGTGGAGGCAAACCTGCGGGCGTTCGCTGCCGGGCGAGATGCCGACCCGCTCCCGCTCCCACCGCCGGGTCCCAGGGTCGCTCCCGGAGGGGAGCGTCGTTTCGCCGTGGCCGTGGTCTCTGCCTGGTGCAAGGGATGCGACATCTGTGTGCGCATCTGCCCCCAGGACTGCCTGCGCCTGGATTCGCTGGGTCTCGTCCGCGTCACTGCGCCGGAACGTTGCACAGGTTGCCGCCTGTGCGAGCTGCTCTGCCCCGACTTCGCCATCACCGTGGGGGAAGAGGGAGGGGCGGTCGTTGTCTGA
- the iorA gene encoding indolepyruvate ferredoxin oxidoreductase subunit alpha, which yields MNGPAESRTMPAVATRPALRQLLTGNEAIARGAFEAGVHLATGYPGTPSTEIIEALARFPEVRVQWSVNEKVALDTALGAALGGAKALCAMKHVGLNVAADTLMTAAYTGVGGALVVVSADDPGLHSSQNEQDNRFYARFAGIPMLEPADAEEARRFTRWAFELSARYDVPVLLRTTTRVSHTRSAVTPERREEAPPAGFVPDPAKYVMLPAHARGRHPVVLERLARMCAEGDPRFAVVEPGDPAVGVVTSGVVYHYVREVLPHASILKLNLTHPLPLDVVRAFASGVQRLLVVEELEPFLEEQLRAAGLVVEGKAFWPRVGELTPALVRAGFARAGILPHGSPPVSASVMPRPPVLCPGCPHVLPLLALRRLGATICGDIGCYTLAALPPLGAMDTCVAMGCSIGMATGLAASGHRGPVAAVIGDSTFLHAGIPALLDAVYNRARIVVVILNNGTTAMTGGQPHPGTGRDVRGEAAPAVDLAALCRTLGAGLVATVDPYDLGGTYRAVEEALAFDGVAVLITNRPCVEAPVKIRDIPYFVVSEACIACQLCMNLGCPAITWGRGWYEGRPRVVIEETQCTGCTVCAQLCPTDAIRPVTARAGQR from the coding sequence GTGAACGGACCCGCCGAGTCCCGGACAATGCCGGCGGTGGCCACCCGCCCGGCGCTGCGCCAGCTGCTCACGGGAAACGAGGCTATCGCCCGCGGGGCGTTCGAAGCGGGTGTGCACCTGGCCACGGGATACCCGGGCACGCCCAGCACGGAAATCATCGAGGCCCTGGCCCGCTTTCCGGAGGTCAGGGTGCAGTGGTCCGTCAACGAGAAGGTGGCCCTGGACACTGCCCTGGGGGCGGCGCTGGGGGGAGCGAAGGCCCTGTGCGCCATGAAGCACGTGGGGCTGAACGTGGCGGCGGATACCCTGATGACGGCTGCCTACACCGGGGTGGGCGGCGCTCTGGTCGTGGTCTCGGCGGACGACCCGGGGTTGCACAGCTCGCAGAACGAGCAGGACAACCGCTTCTACGCCCGGTTCGCCGGCATTCCCATGCTGGAGCCCGCCGACGCCGAGGAGGCGCGGCGCTTCACCCGGTGGGCCTTTGAGCTGAGCGCCCGCTACGATGTCCCCGTGCTCCTGCGCACCACCACCCGTGTCTCGCACACCCGCTCCGCGGTCACCCCGGAGCGACGGGAGGAGGCGCCGCCTGCGGGGTTCGTGCCCGACCCGGCCAAGTACGTCATGCTTCCCGCCCATGCCCGCGGGCGCCACCCCGTGGTACTGGAGCGGCTGGCCCGGATGTGTGCCGAGGGTGACCCTCGCTTTGCTGTGGTGGAACCGGGAGACCCGGCGGTGGGGGTGGTCACCAGCGGCGTGGTCTACCACTACGTGCGGGAGGTCCTGCCTCATGCCAGCATCCTCAAGCTCAACCTGACCCATCCCCTGCCGCTGGATGTGGTGCGCGCCTTCGCCTCTGGGGTGCAGCGCCTCCTGGTGGTCGAGGAGCTGGAGCCGTTCCTGGAAGAGCAGCTCCGCGCCGCCGGTCTGGTCGTGGAGGGGAAGGCCTTCTGGCCCCGGGTGGGAGAGCTGACGCCTGCGCTGGTCCGGGCGGGATTTGCCCGGGCCGGGATCCTGCCACATGGCAGCCCGCCTGTGTCCGCGTCGGTCATGCCTCGACCCCCCGTCCTCTGCCCCGGGTGCCCGCACGTGCTGCCCCTATTGGCGCTGCGCAGGCTGGGGGCGACCATCTGCGGCGACATCGGCTGCTACACCCTGGCCGCCCTGCCGCCGCTTGGCGCCATGGACACCTGCGTGGCCATGGGTTGCAGCATCGGCATGGCTACAGGCCTGGCCGCATCCGGGCACCGCGGTCCCGTCGCCGCAGTCATCGGGGACTCCACCTTCCTCCACGCCGGAATCCCCGCGTTGCTGGACGCCGTCTACAACCGGGCGCGGATCGTCGTGGTGATCCTGAACAACGGCACCACGGCCATGACCGGGGGCCAGCCCCATCCGGGCACCGGGAGAGATGTCCGGGGGGAGGCCGCCCCCGCGGTGGACCTGGCCGCGCTGTGTCGCACCCTGGGCGCGGGCCTGGTGGCCACGGTGGACCCCTACGACCTGGGGGGGACGTACCGGGCCGTGGAAGAGGCCCTGGCCTTTGACGGGGTGGCCGTCCTCATCACCAACCGCCCCTGTGTGGAAGCTCCGGTGAAGATCCGCGACATCCCCTACTTCGTCGTCTCCGAGGCGTGCATCGCCTGCCAGCTGTGCATGAACCTGGGCTGCCCGGCCATAACCTGGGGCCGCGGCTGGTACGAAGGCCGCCCCAGGGTCGTCATCGAGGAGACCCAGTGCACCGGCTGCACTGTCTGCGCGCAGCTGTGCCCTACCGATGCCATCCGGCCCGTGACCGCGCGGGCGGGGCAGAGATGA